Proteins from a genomic interval of Fuerstiella sp.:
- a CDS encoding ribonucleotide-diphosphate reductase subunit beta, with the protein MTTTVSTEQEFSTGTNGRFQADEKRLINCAQVDVNQLMPIKYQWAWEHYLNGCANHWMPTEVPMNRDVETWKSDRLTDDERRVIMWNLGFFSTAESLVGNNLVLAIFKHVTNAECRQYLLRQAFEEAVHTHTFLYVVETLGLNESEIFNMYREIPTIAKKDAFEMELTAEVLDPDFATETFEGRQTFLKNLIGYYVIMEGVFFYSGFVMMLSFHRRNLMTGIGEQFQYILRDETIHLNFGVDLINGIKSENPELWTSDFQEAMIERVRTAVELEIEYAESCLPRGVLGLNAALFRDYVQHIADRRLQRIGLPIQYGSSNPFPWMSETIDLSKEKNFFETRVTEYQAGGSLSWD; encoded by the coding sequence ATGACCACAACCGTTTCGACCGAACAGGAATTTTCCACAGGAACAAACGGACGATTTCAGGCCGATGAAAAACGCCTGATTAACTGTGCACAGGTCGACGTCAATCAGCTGATGCCGATCAAATACCAATGGGCCTGGGAACACTACCTGAATGGTTGCGCCAACCATTGGATGCCAACAGAAGTCCCCATGAATCGAGACGTCGAAACATGGAAATCCGACAGACTGACAGACGATGAACGTCGCGTCATCATGTGGAATCTGGGATTCTTCTCGACCGCAGAGTCACTGGTTGGCAACAATCTGGTGCTGGCAATTTTCAAGCATGTCACCAACGCAGAATGTCGGCAGTACCTACTCCGACAGGCATTTGAAGAAGCCGTACATACGCATACTTTTCTGTATGTCGTGGAAACGCTGGGGTTGAACGAAAGTGAAATCTTCAACATGTATCGTGAGATTCCAACGATCGCAAAGAAAGATGCCTTCGAGATGGAGCTCACCGCTGAAGTGCTCGATCCCGACTTTGCCACCGAAACATTTGAAGGACGGCAGACATTCCTGAAAAACCTGATCGGCTACTATGTAATTATGGAAGGAGTGTTCTTCTACAGCGGGTTCGTGATGATGCTGTCGTTCCACCGTCGGAATCTGATGACAGGTATCGGGGAACAATTTCAGTACATTCTGCGCGATGAAACAATTCACCTGAACTTTGGCGTCGATCTCATCAACGGGATCAAGTCGGAGAATCCTGAACTATGGACATCAGATTTTCAGGAAGCCATGATTGAACGGGTCCGTACAGCTGTGGAACTGGAAATCGAATATGCAGAATCGTGTCTGCCGCGAGGTGTTCTTGGACTCAATGCAGCCTTGTTCCGGGACTACGTCCAGCACATCGCCGACCGCCGCCTGCAGCGTATCGGACTGCCGATTCAATACGGCTCATCCAACCCGTTTCCGTGGATGAGCGAAACGATTGATCTTTCCAAAGAGAAAAATTTCTTCGAAACCCGGGTCACCGAATACCAGGCCGGTGGTTCACTGAGCTGGGATTAG
- the tadA gene encoding Flp pilus assembly complex ATPase component TadA has translation MSDVEESEQVLFQGPMFGREANLKKNPRLVQAGLIPVKRMISDALSRRAHSVVTESKGPRLIVRFVVDGIAYPAGAFPGKQGVAIVQIVKLLSGLDVQSRVKPQKGGILAEFNGQEYRLLVDTLPIKGAMERLRIRVEDPRESFVTPTEVSFPAQLKTKLQTMSSPPPGDDASGIILSCGGPESGVTSLSLVAMHCMDPYLYSVFNFADVGEKRLVNVSDSDDEPGIDLEIRLDRVIRREGDAVYLGKFDDPQQVQLVFDYCDRLCFFGEMAARTPADAVRQLIDWVGTDKVLSGLKAVISQKLIRRLCKDCKQAFRPRPQLLKQLGLPPETTVLYRAPVPPPEDHAEALSVEELCAKCNGSPYHGRVAAYEVFEMTDEMKEVIAESGDVKAIRKQMNTEKQLTMQRDALRLVVNGTTSLEEVKRVFTSPRGGQDKRRPVNPRPRHRQ, from the coding sequence GTGTCAGACGTCGAAGAATCGGAGCAGGTACTCTTTCAGGGGCCCATGTTCGGACGTGAAGCTAATCTTAAGAAGAATCCGCGTCTGGTGCAGGCCGGTTTGATTCCGGTCAAACGTATGATTTCTGACGCTTTGTCCCGACGTGCGCATTCTGTCGTCACTGAGTCCAAAGGACCAAGGCTGATCGTTCGGTTTGTGGTGGACGGAATTGCCTACCCGGCGGGGGCATTTCCCGGAAAGCAGGGAGTGGCCATTGTTCAGATTGTTAAACTGCTCTCAGGGCTGGATGTTCAGTCACGAGTTAAACCTCAAAAAGGCGGGATCCTGGCCGAGTTTAACGGTCAGGAGTATCGACTGCTGGTTGACACATTACCGATCAAAGGTGCAATGGAACGGTTGAGGATTCGCGTGGAGGATCCCAGAGAGTCATTCGTTACGCCCACCGAAGTTAGTTTTCCTGCCCAGCTCAAAACCAAACTGCAGACAATGTCATCACCTCCACCCGGGGATGATGCATCCGGAATCATCCTGTCCTGCGGAGGTCCGGAATCAGGAGTGACGTCGTTGTCGCTGGTGGCCATGCATTGCATGGACCCGTATTTGTACTCAGTATTTAATTTTGCTGATGTCGGTGAAAAACGCTTGGTGAATGTCAGTGATTCGGATGACGAACCTGGAATTGATCTGGAAATCAGGCTGGATCGAGTTATTCGCAGGGAAGGTGATGCTGTTTACCTGGGTAAGTTTGATGACCCGCAGCAGGTTCAGTTGGTGTTTGATTACTGTGACCGACTGTGCTTCTTTGGGGAGATGGCAGCTCGAACGCCGGCAGATGCTGTGAGGCAACTGATCGACTGGGTCGGTACAGATAAAGTATTAAGTGGACTCAAGGCCGTAATTTCTCAAAAACTCATTCGGCGGCTGTGTAAAGACTGCAAGCAGGCATTTCGTCCAAGACCTCAGTTATTGAAGCAACTGGGCCTGCCGCCGGAAACCACGGTTCTGTATCGTGCTCCGGTTCCACCCCCGGAGGATCACGCGGAAGCCTTGTCAGTGGAAGAACTCTGCGCTAAGTGTAACGGAAGTCCGTATCACGGACGGGTTGCTGCGTATGAGGTGTTCGAAATGACGGATGAAATGAAGGAAGTCATCGCAGAAAGTGGTGACGTGAAAGCGATTCGCAAACAGATGAACACTGAAAAACAGCTGACAATGCAGCGGGACGCACTACGTCTGGTGGTGAACGGAACGACATCACTGGAAGAAGTCAAACGCGTTTTTACCTCACCGCGTGGCGGACAGGACAAACGCCGTCCGGTGAATCCACGGCCACGTCACAGACAGTGA
- the rimO gene encoding 30S ribosomal protein S12 methylthiotransferase RimO — protein sequence MSLLPIIDSRPEPSRPQNAVGPTKGTYAFVSLGCPKNLVDSEKMLGQLALDGYQLVPEADGADFVVVNTCGFIESSRDESRSVIQEMLDLKSSGQTGGVIVAGCLPQRLEDDGGLLNEMPDIDHVVGVFGRDEIVRAADKLVGGITEHRELFRPAPMKALDDRARLRITPSHYAYLKISEGCDRTCTFCSIPKMRGKHVTKPIEMVMEEARELATDGVRELNIVAQDTTYYGLDYYGEVRLAELLRQLETVDQIDWIRLMYLYPVHFNDELIQTIAESSKILPYLDMPLQHISSPVLKRMQRRVNGTQTRELVSKLRETIPNLVLRTTFITGFPGETDKDFEELCDFVAETRFERMGVFTYSAEPGTPAIRLDEHLSEAVKVERHNQLMTLQQSIAFDHAESLVGYEIDVLIDQEVEENVWVGRSFADAPEIDACTYVSAEKLDPGSLIPVEILRRDEYDLIGIAAEADTPAP from the coding sequence ATGTCTTTGCTGCCAATCATTGACTCCAGGCCTGAACCATCTCGTCCACAAAACGCTGTCGGTCCGACAAAAGGAACGTACGCTTTTGTCAGTCTTGGTTGTCCCAAGAATCTGGTCGACAGTGAGAAAATGCTGGGACAGCTCGCACTGGACGGCTACCAACTGGTACCGGAAGCCGATGGTGCGGACTTCGTGGTGGTCAACACCTGTGGGTTCATTGAAAGTTCACGTGACGAATCTCGGTCTGTGATTCAGGAAATGCTGGACCTTAAGTCGTCAGGACAGACAGGCGGGGTGATTGTTGCCGGCTGTTTGCCCCAGCGTCTCGAAGACGATGGCGGACTGCTGAATGAGATGCCGGATATCGACCATGTCGTCGGTGTGTTTGGCCGGGACGAGATCGTCAGGGCCGCAGATAAACTGGTGGGTGGAATTACGGAACATCGGGAACTGTTCCGCCCCGCACCAATGAAGGCGCTGGACGACCGGGCTCGACTGAGAATCACCCCCTCCCACTACGCCTACCTGAAGATTTCCGAAGGGTGTGATCGGACATGCACGTTCTGCTCCATTCCCAAGATGAGAGGAAAACACGTTACGAAACCCATCGAGATGGTAATGGAAGAAGCCCGTGAACTGGCAACTGACGGCGTTCGCGAACTGAACATAGTGGCTCAGGACACGACCTACTACGGACTCGATTATTACGGGGAAGTGCGACTGGCGGAATTGCTCAGACAGCTGGAAACCGTCGATCAGATCGACTGGATCCGACTCATGTATCTGTACCCCGTTCATTTTAATGATGAGCTGATTCAGACAATTGCCGAATCATCAAAGATTCTGCCTTATCTGGATATGCCTCTTCAGCACATCAGTTCTCCGGTACTGAAACGCATGCAGCGCCGTGTGAACGGCACACAAACACGCGAACTGGTGAGCAAGCTACGGGAGACAATTCCCAATCTTGTATTGCGAACCACGTTCATTACGGGGTTCCCTGGTGAGACAGACAAAGACTTCGAGGAACTGTGTGACTTTGTCGCAGAAACCCGTTTTGAGCGAATGGGTGTGTTTACATATTCGGCAGAGCCGGGTACTCCGGCAATCCGCCTGGACGAACATTTGTCGGAAGCTGTGAAAGTTGAACGTCACAATCAACTCATGACACTGCAGCAGTCGATTGCATTCGATCATGCTGAGTCACTCGTCGGATACGAAATCGATGTGTTGATCGACCAAGAGGTCGAAGAGAATGTCTGGGTGGGAAGATCATTTGCCGACGCCCCTGAAATCGATGCGTGTACATATGTTTCTGCAGAGAAGCTGGATCCTGGATCTCTCATCCCCGTTGAGATCCTGCGGCGTGATGAATACGATTTAATCGGAATTGCTGCTGAAGCTGATACGCCTGCCCCCTGA
- the pgsA gene encoding CDP-diacylglycerol--glycerol-3-phosphate 3-phosphatidyltransferase: MTEDTNSDSVRSDSIHIGRESLNLPNLVTLSRLVLAAVLFALIDSGRWWIASSILFVFAASTDALDGWLARRSGQITTLGRILDPFVDKIIVGGTFLFLLSPGGERSSGVTPWMVITVIGREMFVSSLRGFLEQSGHDFSASFIGKTKMVLQCVAVTVALISLAPELDWPWLIPVRDFLLWLAVCVTLWSGLIYVIRGITLLNRKP; the protein is encoded by the coding sequence ATGACGGAGGACACGAATTCGGATTCTGTCAGATCAGATTCCATTCACATCGGCCGGGAATCACTTAACCTGCCAAATCTGGTGACACTCAGCCGTCTTGTGCTGGCAGCCGTCCTGTTTGCCCTCATTGACAGTGGTCGCTGGTGGATCGCCAGTTCAATTTTGTTCGTGTTCGCTGCATCGACCGATGCGCTCGACGGCTGGCTGGCCCGCCGCTCCGGTCAGATCACCACACTTGGAAGAATCCTCGATCCCTTCGTTGACAAAATCATTGTCGGTGGAACATTTCTGTTTCTGCTGAGCCCCGGTGGTGAAAGATCTTCGGGGGTCACCCCTTGGATGGTTATCACAGTCATCGGTCGTGAAATGTTTGTGTCCAGCCTCAGAGGTTTTTTGGAGCAGTCTGGCCACGACTTTTCTGCCAGTTTCATCGGCAAGACAAAAATGGTTCTGCAATGTGTGGCCGTGACAGTGGCTCTGATCTCCCTCGCTCCCGAGCTGGACTGGCCGTGGCTGATTCCGGTTCGTGACTTTCTGCTGTGGCTGGCTGTCTGTGTGACTCTCTGGAGTGGTCTGATCTACGTTATTCGGGGCATCACACTGCTCAACCGAAAACCGTAA
- a CDS encoding membrane dipeptidase yields MLIFDAHLDLSLNAIEFNRDLRRSLDDVRNAEAETNDHKSRGRNTVTFREMRKAEIGVCVATQIAGCMKPRASVAVWESPPQAWAMTQGQLAWYRAMEDIGELKMIRTSDDLSCHLESWNADADNTPIGYILSLEGADSMRTPDDLETAWNYGLRALGPAHYGAGRYALGHDQVGPLSEQGKELLREMDRLGILLDLTHLCEQTFWDALDIYQGPVWASHHNCRALVDDPRQLTDEQIRAIADRGGVLGLAFDAWMIVPGWKRGTTTPESAGLTIEHAVDHVDHVCQLLGNARHVGIGTDLDGGFGTEQTPQDMNSIADLRKVLDILTVRGYSDEDVKAIAHGNFIECAMRALPRSNSSQ; encoded by the coding sequence ATGCTGATCTTTGACGCTCATCTGGACCTCAGCCTCAACGCGATTGAATTTAATCGGGACCTGCGACGTTCGCTGGACGATGTGCGAAATGCTGAAGCAGAAACAAATGATCATAAGTCCCGGGGGCGAAATACCGTCACCTTTCGCGAAATGCGCAAAGCAGAAATCGGCGTCTGCGTTGCTACCCAAATTGCCGGATGTATGAAACCGAGGGCTTCGGTTGCCGTCTGGGAATCACCTCCACAGGCGTGGGCAATGACTCAGGGGCAACTGGCATGGTATCGCGCCATGGAAGACATCGGTGAACTGAAAATGATTCGCACGTCCGATGATCTTTCATGTCATCTGGAATCGTGGAATGCTGACGCCGACAACACGCCAATTGGCTACATTCTGAGTTTGGAAGGGGCTGATTCCATGCGAACTCCGGACGATCTGGAAACCGCCTGGAATTACGGACTTCGGGCACTGGGCCCGGCGCACTACGGAGCCGGTCGTTACGCCCTTGGTCACGACCAGGTTGGTCCACTGTCTGAGCAGGGTAAAGAACTGCTGCGGGAAATGGATCGTCTTGGGATTCTGCTGGATCTGACTCATCTGTGTGAGCAGACATTCTGGGATGCGCTGGACATTTATCAGGGACCGGTCTGGGCCAGTCATCACAACTGTCGGGCACTGGTCGACGATCCTCGCCAGCTGACAGATGAACAGATTCGGGCGATTGCAGATCGAGGGGGAGTTTTGGGACTGGCGTTTGACGCGTGGATGATCGTCCCTGGCTGGAAACGGGGAACGACGACTCCCGAGTCAGCCGGATTGACGATCGAACACGCTGTTGACCATGTGGACCACGTTTGCCAGTTGCTGGGCAATGCCAGGCATGTCGGGATTGGAACCGATCTCGATGGTGGATTCGGTACAGAACAGACACCACAGGACATGAACTCCATTGCGGATCTCCGCAAGGTGCTCGACATTCTGACGGTGCGCGGATACTCGGATGAGGATGTTAAAGCAATTGCTCACGGCAATTTTATCGAGTGCGCCATGCGTGCTCTTCCCCGGTCAAATTCTTCGCAGTAA
- a CDS encoding PAC2 family protein: MEKMSMSPQEVITFRETPSLKDATLLMAFTGWMDGGEVSTGTVNRIIDLLEAKPFAELNPEPFYIFNFPGSMETAAMFRPEIEIANGLVTNVEMPKNTFYLDETSNLVFFVGAEPHLCWPTFRDTLIFLADQIGISRFLFSGSFGGAVPHTRQPRLYITASEERLLDAMQPFGVRRTSYKGPGSFMSYLMTQVPSAGLEMISLIAEIPGYLHGRNPMSIEAVTRQLAGILQLPLKLDSLRQASNNWEEEVSTIVQENDELLEKIREMERDYDDELISDDSFPE; encoded by the coding sequence ATGGAAAAGATGTCGATGAGTCCGCAGGAAGTAATCACATTCCGTGAAACTCCGTCACTGAAGGATGCAACGCTGTTGATGGCATTCACCGGATGGATGGACGGGGGCGAAGTATCAACGGGAACCGTCAACCGAATCATTGATCTGCTGGAAGCAAAACCGTTTGCGGAACTAAATCCCGAACCCTTTTATATCTTCAATTTTCCCGGATCGATGGAGACAGCAGCCATGTTCAGGCCGGAGATCGAAATCGCCAACGGCCTGGTCACGAATGTAGAAATGCCGAAAAACACCTTTTATCTTGATGAAACATCCAATCTGGTATTTTTCGTCGGCGCCGAGCCGCACCTCTGCTGGCCAACTTTTCGCGATACACTCATTTTTCTCGCTGATCAGATCGGTATCTCGCGTTTTCTGTTCTCCGGCTCGTTCGGCGGAGCAGTACCTCATACACGCCAGCCACGGCTTTACATCACAGCCTCAGAGGAACGACTGCTCGACGCCATGCAGCCGTTTGGTGTTCGCCGGACCAGTTACAAAGGGCCAGGGTCATTTATGAGCTATCTAATGACCCAGGTGCCCTCCGCGGGTCTGGAGATGATTTCTCTGATTGCGGAAATCCCCGGGTACCTGCATGGCAGGAACCCAATGAGTATTGAGGCGGTCACCAGACAGCTGGCGGGAATTCTACAGTTGCCCCTAAAACTCGATTCGCTCCGCCAGGCGAGTAACAACTGGGAAGAAGAGGTCTCAACAATCGTCCAAGAAAATGACGAACTGCTTGAAAAAATTCGCGAAATGGAACGCGACTACGATGATGAACTCATCAGTGACGATTCATTTCCCGAATAG
- a CDS encoding TauD/TfdA family dioxygenase — protein sequence MPVLPPASSDDFVARSLPSALGAEIGGVNLAAGVTDDLFQQIYDAFLKYQVLVFRDQHLTSQQQLRFGQRFGEPQVHVLNQFHDQQYPELYLLTNLNEDGQPDGRHPDPGTLHWHTDGSWTQRRTIATMLCCLDAPCKGGETELADMYGAYEALSEAMRRRVESLSAVHHLNFHKKRRDPSPLTAEQVRNSPPVEHSIVRIHPETGRPTVYLGDMAELIAGMQYGEGRALIEQLNQLITCSEFVYAHQWQVGDLMVWDNRCTLHRSMPYDTASERRVMRRLTILDQPSL from the coding sequence ATGCCTGTATTGCCCCCAGCCTCATCTGATGATTTTGTTGCGAGATCTTTGCCGTCTGCACTGGGCGCAGAAATCGGGGGCGTGAATCTCGCGGCAGGTGTTACCGACGATCTGTTCCAGCAGATCTACGACGCATTTTTGAAGTATCAGGTACTCGTTTTCCGCGACCAGCATCTTACTTCGCAGCAACAGCTGCGGTTCGGACAGCGTTTCGGTGAGCCGCAGGTCCATGTCCTGAATCAGTTCCACGATCAGCAGTATCCGGAACTGTATCTGCTGACCAATCTCAACGAGGATGGACAGCCGGACGGCAGGCATCCGGACCCAGGAACATTGCACTGGCACACGGACGGATCATGGACTCAGCGTCGTACTATCGCCACGATGCTGTGCTGTCTGGATGCACCGTGCAAAGGTGGTGAAACGGAACTGGCCGACATGTACGGAGCGTACGAAGCGCTGAGCGAAGCGATGAGACGGCGTGTTGAATCGTTGAGTGCTGTCCACCACCTCAATTTCCATAAAAAGCGGCGTGATCCCAGTCCGTTAACCGCTGAGCAGGTGCGGAATTCTCCTCCTGTCGAACACTCAATTGTGAGAATTCACCCGGAAACCGGACGACCGACAGTCTACCTGGGTGATATGGCGGAATTGATTGCAGGAATGCAATATGGAGAAGGTCGCGCTCTTATCGAACAGCTGAATCAGCTCATTACGTGTTCGGAGTTTGTCTACGCTCATCAGTGGCAGGTTGGCGATCTGATGGTCTGGGACAACCGCTGTACGCTGCACCGTTCTATGCCATACGACACCGCTTCCGAACGACGTGTCATGCGGCGTCTGACGATACTTGATCAGCCATCACTTTGA
- a CDS encoding TVP38/TMEM64 family protein — protein MIRFIVLAGVLAVAGFGYRSFEDSLNLESLVTHEQQLKYYHDAFPVFVFVAAFVIYVVVTGLSLPGAAGLTLAYGWFFGFVPTVILVSFASTTGASIAFLLSRYIFGTAIQERFKDGLATFNVALETDGPFYLFTLRLIPLVPFFVINVVMGLTRLPLRTFWLVSQVGMLPGTMAYVYAGCSVPDLQTFQVQGFGNIVSPQLLSAFVILGLLPLVLKKAVEFLGKFEKRTGSAADTEVDSDASSGH, from the coding sequence GTGATCAGATTCATTGTCCTGGCCGGTGTCCTGGCTGTGGCAGGCTTCGGTTACAGGAGTTTTGAGGACTCACTCAACCTCGAGAGTCTTGTCACTCATGAACAGCAACTGAAGTATTACCATGACGCGTTTCCTGTCTTTGTGTTCGTTGCTGCATTCGTGATTTATGTTGTGGTGACTGGTCTGTCGCTTCCCGGTGCTGCAGGTTTGACACTGGCGTACGGTTGGTTCTTTGGATTTGTTCCAACCGTGATCCTTGTCAGCTTCGCGTCCACCACCGGAGCGTCGATAGCGTTTCTGCTGAGCCGCTATATTTTTGGGACAGCGATTCAGGAAAGATTCAAGGACGGTCTGGCCACGTTCAACGTGGCACTGGAGACGGACGGTCCGTTTTATCTGTTTACTTTGCGTCTGATTCCACTGGTGCCATTCTTCGTGATTAACGTGGTGATGGGACTAACACGGCTCCCGTTACGTACGTTCTGGCTGGTCAGTCAGGTTGGGATGCTGCCGGGAACCATGGCTTATGTTTACGCCGGATGCAGCGTCCCGGACCTGCAGACGTTCCAGGTTCAGGGATTCGGTAACATCGTTTCTCCGCAGCTTCTGAGTGCCTTTGTGATTCTGGGACTCCTGCCCCTGGTGCTAAAAAAGGCGGTGGAGTTCTTGGGGAAATTCGAGAAACGGACGGGATCTGCGGCGGATACCGAAGTCGATTCTGATGCGTCATCGGGACATTAG
- a CDS encoding ABC-2 family transporter protein encodes MYHARVLFTFIRNGVIRETMFQANFLIQVLTRGFWFFTQIALFRVIYASVPEINGWNEDQYFVFMATGMMVNGIVETFFMPNCAVFSEQIRTGRLDFALLKPIDSQFLVSLERINLAMVSQIILAQALLLMSLWNIGEAVSLLQVTIYTVYVLAGVVFFYSLMITMACSSILLGRNQGLYDFWFYITVFARYPRSIYEGYDDSRTEGGEVLQFAFSYVMPILLVITVPARVILGTLDEPRWALIAAAGSVASMIISRVVFHWSLKFYRSASS; translated from the coding sequence ATGTATCATGCCCGCGTGTTGTTCACGTTCATACGCAATGGCGTGATCCGTGAAACGATGTTTCAGGCAAACTTCCTGATTCAGGTTCTCACGCGCGGTTTTTGGTTTTTTACACAGATTGCTCTGTTTCGTGTCATTTATGCGAGTGTGCCGGAGATCAACGGATGGAATGAAGATCAGTATTTTGTTTTCATGGCCACCGGGATGATGGTGAACGGCATAGTGGAAACATTTTTCATGCCCAACTGTGCCGTGTTCAGCGAACAGATTCGCACAGGTCGACTCGATTTCGCCCTGTTAAAACCAATCGATTCACAGTTTTTGGTATCCCTGGAGCGAATCAATCTCGCGATGGTGAGTCAAATTATTTTGGCGCAGGCGCTGCTGCTGATGTCGCTTTGGAATATTGGAGAAGCGGTTTCTCTGCTGCAGGTCACGATCTATACCGTTTACGTTCTTGCAGGCGTTGTATTTTTTTATTCTCTGATGATCACGATGGCCTGCAGCAGTATTCTCCTTGGGCGCAACCAGGGACTTTATGATTTTTGGTTTTACATCACCGTCTTTGCCCGATACCCGCGATCAATTTACGAAGGGTATGACGACTCACGAACTGAGGGCGGCGAAGTGTTGCAGTTCGCGTTTTCCTATGTGATGCCGATACTGCTGGTCATTACGGTTCCGGCCAGGGTGATTCTGGGCACGCTGGACGAGCCTCGCTGGGCACTGATTGCGGCCGCAGGTTCAGTGGCCAGCATGATCATTTCACGAGTGGTGTTTCACTGGTCACTGAAGTTCTACCGCAGTGCCAGCAGTTAA
- the purM gene encoding phosphoribosylformylglycinamidine cyclo-ligase: MDQPANRERLLPKTRINYGNIMTGLDYRSAGVDLDVYEQAMKRLPALMDATRTPGVIGLPGGFAGLFHLGAVRNWNDPVLVSGTDGVGTKLRVAIDAGLYSTVGIDLVAMCVNDCLCSGALPLFFLDYIAMDADNPELLEQLVHGITDGCCRSGAALLGGETAIMPDMYAAGDFDLSGFCVGAAERSELIDGRERIEAGDVVIGLPSSGFHSNGYSLIRKAVFEYAGLSTTDRLGQFDGRTVGEVLLTPTRIYVKQVAALMEVTGNAGVHGIAHVTGGGIAENLQRILPSGIQVQIDRDCWKMPPAFDWLQSIAEIETTEMYRVFNMGIGLVVFVPERLADAALTAVSTEEYPATVIGKVLDSASDSPGNVQLNH, encoded by the coding sequence ATGGATCAGCCAGCGAATCGCGAGCGATTGCTGCCGAAGACGCGAATCAACTATGGGAATATCATGACAGGACTGGACTACCGTTCGGCAGGAGTTGACCTGGATGTGTACGAACAGGCAATGAAGCGACTTCCTGCGCTAATGGATGCGACACGCACGCCGGGAGTCATCGGGCTTCCTGGCGGTTTCGCCGGGCTGTTTCATCTGGGAGCTGTACGAAACTGGAACGATCCGGTTCTTGTCTCCGGTACCGACGGCGTGGGGACAAAGCTGCGAGTCGCAATTGATGCCGGATTGTATTCGACGGTTGGAATTGATCTGGTGGCCATGTGCGTCAACGACTGTCTGTGCTCTGGTGCCCTGCCTTTGTTTTTTCTCGATTACATCGCGATGGATGCGGATAATCCTGAGTTGCTTGAACAGCTCGTTCACGGGATTACCGATGGATGCTGTCGGTCCGGTGCCGCACTGCTGGGTGGCGAAACTGCGATTATGCCGGATATGTATGCTGCTGGTGATTTTGATCTGTCCGGTTTTTGTGTCGGAGCCGCGGAACGATCAGAACTCATCGATGGTCGTGAACGAATTGAAGCCGGCGATGTGGTGATCGGTCTTCCGTCGTCGGGTTTTCACTCCAACGGATACAGTCTGATTCGCAAAGCCGTGTTCGAATATGCCGGACTCAGTACCACGGATCGACTGGGACAGTTTGACGGCAGAACCGTGGGTGAAGTCCTGCTGACTCCGACACGTATTTATGTGAAACAGGTGGCAGCTCTAATGGAAGTGACCGGCAATGCCGGTGTTCACGGTATTGCTCACGTGACAGGCGGAGGAATTGCTGAAAACTTACAACGTATTCTGCCTTCAGGAATTCAGGTTCAGATCGATCGAGACTGCTGGAAAATGCCGCCGGCATTTGACTGGCTTCAGAGCATCGCTGAGATCGAAACGACAGAAATGTATCGGGTGTTCAACATGGGAATTGGTCTGGTCGTGTTCGTACCCGAACGTCTGGCGGATGCGGCGTTGACTGCTGTATCCACGGAGGAATATCCGGCAACCGTTATTGGAAAGGTGCTGGACTCCGCATCGGATTCTCCCGGAAACGTCCAGCTGAACCACTGA